The following is a genomic window from Collimonas fungivorans Ter331.
GCAAGGCCGGCACAAATACTTTCGCCTGGCTTCGCCGGAAGTGGCGCGCCTGATCGAATCGCTGATGGTGTTTGCGCCGAAACGCCAGCGCACCGGCCCCGCCAACAACAACGACGCCATCTGCACCGCGCGTTTCTGCTACGACCACCTGGCCGGAAAGCTGGGCACCCGGCTGACCGAGGTGCTGCTCGAACGCGGCCTCCTGCAGACCGACGACGGCACTTTTTTGCTATCGGAGCAAGGCGAAACCTGGTTCGAGGATTTCGGCATCGATACCCGCCAATTGCAGAAAAGCCGGCGCCAGTTCGCCTATCCCTGCCTGGACTGGAGCGAGCGGCGCGACCACCTGGCCGGCGCGCTCGGCGCGACACTGGCGAAACGCATGGTCGAGCTGGGCTGGCTGACCAGGAGCAAACATTCGCGCGTGGTCGGCATCACGCCGGAAGGCCGCAGCGCGCTGGCGGAGCAGTTCGGGATTGCCTTGCACCACGAGTAGCCGGCCGGCACCGCCGGAACAATATCTGCAAAATAAAATGGACCGGGTATTCAGCCCGGTCCATTTTTTCAACGGCTGCACAGCAGTCGGCGAATGCCTATTGCTGGCGCGCCGTCAGCACGCGGCGCGAGAAAACCCAGGCCACAGCTGCAAAGACAATCAGCCCCAGCCACTGCGCAGTGTTTTCAAAGGAAGCACCAACCAGCGCCAGCGGCGAGTCGTTGCCGGTGAAACCGATGATGGCGGCCAGCAGCACCCCCACCAGGCTTTCACCGACGATCAGGCCCGACGCCAGCAAGACGCCGCGCCGGTTTGGCGCTTCGGCAAACTGCTCGTACGGCACGCCCGCTTTCTGTGCGCGCTTTTTCAGGACACGTTCGATCACCCAAGCCAGCAAGGTGCCCAGCACCAGGGTCGAAGCCACCGTCGGCGGCAAATAGATGCCGATGCCTACCGCCAGCACCGGCAGGCGCGCGATGCCGCCACGGCGCCGCAGCACCTCGTCGATGGTCACCAGCACCACGCCCAGCC
Proteins encoded in this region:
- a CDS encoding ArsR/SmtB family transcription factor, producing MNDEPDLSRLARTIGDPTRIQMLALLMEGRALTAKELAYGTDIKPATATAHLRQLVDDKLLDMTSQGRHKYFRLASPEVARLIESLMVFAPKRQRTGPANNNDAICTARFCYDHLAGKLGTRLTEVLLERGLLQTDDGTFLLSEQGETWFEDFGIDTRQLQKSRRQFAYPCLDWSERRDHLAGALGATLAKRMVELGWLTRSKHSRVVGITPEGRSALAEQFGIALHHE